The Miscanthus floridulus cultivar M001 chromosome 6, ASM1932011v1, whole genome shotgun sequence genomic interval gaggtaccactgcaactattgccatagagatggtcatttggctgagttttgctttaggaggaagagagatgagcggcgcgagtacgagttgaacaaccggaatatgtaccgtcctccccatggcgtacatgtaccgcctgttcagaggcacaatgttaggcctagaggtgcaatgcctcaaggtgctaggcctcaggtggcgagaccacgtggtggtcgtgcccggcgtggcccaagtcatgatctatatgactctggacctcgcgaccgtggctttcagtcccacactcctagcggatcacgttttcccccacgtggtgatcgcttctctctaatgggacatggcatgtatggtgtttttcctaacacttttctagggcaaatgactcaacactggtattctcctcatttcactaaccccagtgttgtgccatttgctcaccccctgtctttctattgatgcagagcggaggcctagagaacacgtggcttgttgattccggctgttcgcgccacatgaccggaagttccaaatggttctccagcctcgaccccatgcaatacaaggagtacatcacatttggggacaatagcaaaggtaaggtgctgtctcgtgggaccattcgggtcaatgagtcttttatcttgaaggacgttgctttggtttcaagcctgcattttaatttgctctctgtttcgcaactccttcaagatgggtttgaggtgcgctttaagactggactttctcgtgtgctcgattctcagggacatctagtgtgtcagatcgttccttttggctgagttttcagagctgatttctctcagtctttcggttcttctcgctgtttggttgccggatcttcttctgatttgtggaagtggcataggagacttggtcacttgagcttcgatctcctagtgaggttgagttctcttgacatgatccgaggattgcccaaacttaagtttgagaaggatctggtatgccatccctgtcgccacggaaagatggtggctgcttcccatcctccagtgactcaggtcatgaccacgagacccggtgagctactccatatggacactgttggtccagCTCGGGTTCagtcagagggagggaagtggtacgttctagtgatcgtggatgatttttctcgttattcttgggtgtttttcatggagggcaaggacgaagcgttttctcatgctcgtgacttgatcttgaggttgcaaactgagttaccaaagaatgccatacgagctatccgcagtgacaatggcactgagttcaaaaactctcagtttgacaccttttgtgcttccttgggtcttgaacatcagttttcttcgccctatgtccctcagcagaatggtgttgttgagcgcaaaaattggactttggttgaaatggccaggacgatgctcgatgagcataggactcctaggcgttactgggccaaagccatcaacaccgcctgccatgtttcaaaccgcatttttcttcgtgctttcttaaagaagacatcctaTGAATTGtggtttgggcgtccacccaaggtgagtcatcttcgagtcttcggttgtaggtgcttcattcttaagcaaggtaatcttgacaagtttgaatctagatcttcggacggtatatttctcggttacgcttctcattcacatgcgtaccgtgtgcttaatcttgagactaaccgtgttgtggagacttgtgaagtcaccttcaacgaaaccatgccctcttctatttcggtctttgaacgtgcaggtgatgaagagatgggtgatagcatttttgttgaggatgacgatgacgtcgattgggatgatcccaagccatctcaaccggctgccccgatcgagccagcttcgaccccttcggctcacggccccgagccctccacctctacttcatggggtccgtgcgagccgcttcctcaatcgactgaggaggccctagctgtggatgagggggtggcgacttcgtctttgggtgcacctcgacatatccagcgacgccatcctcctcagaccatgatcggcgacatcgacgaaagggtaacgcgttccaagtcttatcatatttcccatttcgctcattctgcttttgtagcttcttttgagcctcgagatattggacacgcactatctaatgccgattgggttaatgctatgcacgaggagttagagaactttgagcggaaccaagtgtgggttttagttccacctccaccagagtgccaccccataggtacaaagtgggtttacaagaacaagcagagtgaggatggggtggtggtgagaaacaaggcaagattagtggctcagggtttttgccaaaaagagggaatagactatgaagaaacctttgctcctgttgcccgtctagaagccattaggattcttttagcatttgcagcttcgaaagggttcaagctgtatcagatggatgtaaagagtgccttcttgaatgggtacatagaggaagaggtttatgtgaggcaaccccctggctttgaaaatccaaagtaccccaaccatgtttttaaactccacaaagccttgtatggtttgaaacaagccccgagagcctggtatgagcgtttgaaagctttcttgcttgataagggttttaggatgggttccaTAGATAAGACtctgttcctcctcaagcaaggcacagacatccttttagttcagatatacgtggatgatataatctttggtggctcttctcatgctcttgttgccaagttttcagatactatgagcagggaatttgagatgagcatgatgggcgaattgactttcttccttgggctgcaaatcaagcaaactcatgaggggacgttcgtgcaccaaggcaagtataccaaggacgtgctcaagaaatttgatatgggtgaggccaagcctctttcgacgcccatgtcaaccacgacggccctagatgaggacaaggagggagaagcagtggaccagaaggaataccgaagcatgatcgggtccctgctgtacctaacggCGACGAGACCGGACATCCAATTCGCAGTCTGCTTGTGTGCGCGTTTTCAGTCTTCTCcgcgcacgtctcatcgtcaagccatcaagcggatcctcaggtaccttcgtttcacacccgagtttagtctttggttttcagcttcctcctccctttctctttgtgggtattctgatgcggattatgctggttgtcgtgttgagaggaagtccacttcggggacttgtcagtttcttggatcttctcttgtgtcttggtcttctcgcaagcagtctagcgttGCCTAATCCAgcacagaagctgagtatgttgctgctgctgcttgttgttcccagttgctttggatgatagctactctgagagactttgggttagagtttaggcgagtgcctttgtaTTGTAACAGCACCAgcgccataagtgtagccaaaaacccagtccttcactcaaagacaaagcacatagaagttcgctttcacttcttgcgtgaccactatgagaaaggtgatattgatctgcaccacattaatacccaaaaccagctcacagatatcttcaccaaaccacttgaccaagcccagtttgctcgcttgcgaggggagcttggagtttgtttccctttttagaggaggggaactttggttgttgtattctagttttgcttttctttgtagtttagtctttgtttttgtttttatatcatacttgcatatcatatcatcatgtatcatattgcatcctgagcttcatccttatagtagctagattgacactatgctcttgttggggatgttatggatatacatgatgtgcttttggcttaggctcctcttgatcaattgatgcatgttatgagctaagcttattttccaaactgtgaacttgattaaaacttgttgaaacatgaaatgtgttcaccactacttgtggcactagcatgtgtagaatgtgttgagatcttttttcttgcttcatgtatatgcttagttgctacggctcatactttgagttacacacttgcttgagaaacttgaatttgtactaaaacttgaaaatcaaactaagtgaattgaaaagatcgggatgggtctgtactatcctatgtcagagtatcgagacagctccaaattgcacttattggtgaacttgagctctataatggataccgagatcattgtcttaagcttctgattgcttttggcataggcttgacatggtcgctaagtcaggttttggtggcacagataacctcccgcacacacttgtctgacaaactttggtaataagctgcataactctgataaatttcaattggtgtctaaaatttgatcaaaccacaagtttgtctcatgacatgatgtgtgaactttgtttggggtagttcactttgcatacatgtgtagcacaaggtcgatctcctgtctatttttgctatgtgctcctttggtggtgaaccctcctttaaaattgctcaaacttgatcaaaattgcttaaatgccatattttgtctcatttggtcactttgagcatttgctagcacttgtatgtgttgctatatatacatgacagcatcaactagagcctcttttcaatctacttactataatcttgaagcttctgcattcgtgcatttctgcattcatagcataATTTGAGGGGAAGATGCAATCTTTGGgatctagcttgataagtgcatgtgtcaacaagggggagaagtttccacactcacaatgtcacctaaagttgagcgatatgcattcatttgagagagattgcacttgttcagggggagttgcatttgaggtgttttgctagatgtgttgagcttttgcctcttctggagggtctagcagttttgcatttgaggtgtgttgctagatgtgttgagcctttgcctcttctggagggtctagcagtttttcggtttttcgagctttgctagtggtgttgagcccgttgcctcttcttgagggctagttttgttttacttggttgcgtcgagccgttgcccatgtctttggggaccaagttttgctcaccttcaaatgacccagtttttggcttttctttggcttttggtcatttgggtgagttctttcttttctcttcttcttctttttcttttgctcaagctgttcgtgtattggtgttgacaatgcactcatcaagggggagattgcgaacacaaggttgacaagtacccttgtgtgttcgttttgtgatgagtgattgtcaatgtgatccacgaagtaggttgagtggtgactaaccctaccatggcgaaaactatgtgtgcgacatgtcttttggcttgtgttgtgcaggtgtggagctcggatgtggtggtcgacggcgaggtgaaggtcaaggaggacgtgccgtgccgacagaccgggagcggtgaaggacggacgtgaggcttggaccgagggacccagaggccgggtgactagccatggtggctgacacttgggacatcgacaagtgcaagaagacatggagtgacggtgttgaccgggtcaagacggcggacgcgtgagtcgagcgaggctcaggaggacttggcgggccggccggtcgaggacggcggtgacacgcgtcggatggcgggggacgcgtatggagtacgctactcgcggacggtttgatggtttgggcctcaaaaccatcggatggacggtttacgggtttgggcctcaaaacccgggcggaggttccgaggagggacggacggcacgtggcggcatcggagagttcgcgtcgaggcgaagctaccggtgagaaggcgcggtggccgtcggatcaagattacaccgggttggacaacaacgcccttgggcttagcggttcaactcatttgtatccaggggcaaaactggaaatgtgtaatagccctgttaaataggatgagggagcccccatcttccttacctcctctagttttcattttctcctttagggtttcttcctctagtttgcttccatgtatgagagaggtccacaactcaaattgtgacttggttttaaaggaatcggtggccgtaaccaccgtatgtcctccgggattcatgatttagttgtgttcttgatgtgattttggtgttcttcacgagctccttttgtcccttcttgtttcccctctcgtttcttcgatttgggacggttttggttcgttcttgttgccttggatcgatcagtgacatgagtagaagctttccaccgaaggaaatccactaattcctcacgagatcgcagatccgggcaattttagttcttgacctatttcttgggggttttcttcaattccttcgattcacggagttagagtttgtctcgggctatgatcttttagaggttgcctttctactcgcttgtgaactcttgtgcaaaatttcaagtcatttggagttgatttgatcaagttatggcttgatttaattTTTTCCGAGAAACTgttcgttcataccggacgtgtccgatatcataccggacgtgtccgatatttctcactttggagttttgagctgaaattttgtggagaccttcccttggtgtctaaagagctatggttaaaatttcatgatttttggacaccgtttgatggggttttggatttttctcttttggtcagcttgctgctgaaaatcccggacgtgtccgatatcataccggacgtgtctggaaaataccggacgtgtccgatataataccggacggtgtccgatatttgcaggagcagtgctgttttcttttgggagtttgctcgtttgagctttgatctgtgttccgtttgctctatggtgacccgctgtgttctgagggagcatccacccttctctagggtcgtggtcatcaaatctttcgtgtatgctttttggggattgatgttgggacagtggtcgaagatttcaaaagaaatttgaggctcccattcaccccccctctggtcgccgtttccggtccttcacatatattgtaagtgttttatttggatgttgcgtatgttttgcaatggttttcaaatattttttaagtgtttttgcaagtgttttagacatatgttttaagtgtttcgtcTTTCTTCAGACATATGCTGCAATTGTTGGATCTTGAGGTTTTGAtagggtgttgcacatgttacaatgTGATCTATCCTGCTACTGGGGGGGGTGCGCTTCTATCACGCGTGGATGGGATGGGGCGCGGTGGATACGCTTGAACGGGAGCAGCGTTCGGACATCTCCTACGATCGGACGTCCAGGCGCTAGTCCGAAGGGATTAACAGGCAAGTTTGCGGCTGACTAGAACAATCCGATTCGAGAGAGCAGCCTAGGACgaatcgagagagagagagagagagagagcagcctAGGACGTGATAACCATCAAAAGTTCACCAAGAGGCAAGAGATAACGACCGACTTCTATACAAGTAAAGATTTCCGTAGAAAAAAGAACTGCTGACACCAAAAGACGTTCTTCAGTCTTGGCATATCAGTATCTGAGTCATGGTAATCCGCCGAACGAGACCAGATGTTAGTTGCCGCTGTGCAATTTTGATTATCAACTTGCCATAGAATCTTGACCAACATACACACCAGGGTCAGGTCAAACTTGGTGAGCTGATTGTACACCTAAAGTAGCTGAATGGCCCAAAGAACACCGGAGCATATATAGCAGGAACTATCCTGCAGGTTTAGTGGAACATCTAGAAGGAGCGCGGTGATACCGTGACAGATTTTCAGTGCGCAGGCCTGGCACGCGAAGTAACACGGCAAGAGGCACACGacctaggagactcaggagacCGGCATATACCACATATAGGACAGAGTGCTTTACTACGAGTTCGCGTCTGTTTCTCCTTcagtcaaaaaaaaaacttttaagTTTTGTCttttaagtcaaactatcttaaatttaaTCAAGTCTATAAAGAAATTTGCTAATACTTATGACactaaataggtatactataaaaatatgtgATAAATTCattgatacttatttggtaatataaataaatattagtattttagtgtataatttggtcaaaccagtttgacttaggacaaaactaaaacatCTTGTTATTGAACTTTAAAtttttggaatagagggagtaattCCTTTGTGCTGCTCCAGTTGACTATACCTGTCGCAGTCGCAGTACATCGTCGATGTTGTTGAACTTTAAAATCTAGTAGATGGACTATTCCTAAACTTAATTAGTGAAGGGCAATGCTCCTACTATTTCTGTAGATGTATATGATCGCCATTCGCCACCGAGCATCCAGGATACATGCCTACGGTCATGCACATCTCGCTAAAAGCGGCAATGGTGGTTACATGTATACACAAGAAAACACAGCTGACAAGAGGTGTTTTTGTAACCCAGGCATGTTTAAATCCGCCCGCATAAGTGCTACTAAGACTCCTGTGACAAGTACAAGTAGGCTAGGTACCCGTTCGCTCCAATGTGCATCTTAGAGTACAGCCATGAAACTGGGAAAAAGTTATTAACATTGTAACTTTGAAAAGTTACACATATCCACCACACCATCCGGTAACAAAGTAATAAAGAGAACTAGAACTGTCCTGCTGTCAATTTTATGCCATAACAAGTCAACAACCGGACTATCCTGATGTCAATTTTATGCCACAACAACCATATATATCATGACGAAGACATCGATACCGTGACTGTTGTAATGGATGAAGCATTTGCTGACTGCAATGGGGAGTAGAGGAATGGCCTCGGTGGCATCTCGAACTCGTTGGCGCTCTTCTCCAACATCTCTATGACTCTGCTCATGGAAGGGCGGTCATCAGGTGCCATTTGTATGCAAAATAAACCAACCGAGGTCAGTTTTCTTGCAATCTCTTCAGTTTGATCTGCAACTTGGCAACGCTGCATGTCCCCCGCGAGATGATCGTAAAGCAAATGTGGAAAAAATGTTTCACTTGAGTTGTCTGCAGATCCTTTCATGTTGGTTTTCCCCCGGACCATTTCCAGGAGCATCATTCCGTAGCTATAAACATCTGATTTTGTTGAGACAGCCCCAAAAGCTCTAGAGAACACTTCTGGTGCAATGAAACCAATAGTCCCTCTTGCTTCCGCCGTCGAAAGGATGCTTCCATCATTAAGGCGGCATAGCTTTGCCAGACCAAAATCTGAAATCTTCGGACAGAACTCATTATCCAGAAGGATGTTGTGAGGTTTGATATCGAAATGGATTATGCGAGTGTTGCACCCTTGGTGTAAATACTCCAATCCTCGTGCAATACCAATGGCGATTTTGAGCAACATTTCCCATCCAATAACCAGCTGCTCTGAATAAATATGCTTCTCCAAAGAACCATTGGGCATGTACTCGTAGACAAGCGCCCGCTTTGATCCTTCTAAACAATACCCAAGAAGGTTAACGATGTTTATATGAGATGTCTGACTGATGCTCATAACTTCGTTCACAAAATCCTCCCCATTGCCTTTGGAACCTTTCAAGAGCTTCACAGCGACGACTCGGCCATCTCGAAGGCTTCCCTTGAATACCACTCCATAACCTCCTTCTCCTAGCTTTTCCTTGAAAGATTTGGTTATTTTCTTCAGCTCCGAGTACTTGTACCTTTGTGGAGCAAGAGAACCACACCTTTTTAGTACTTCTTCATttgattgatcggtagagaaggCTCGCCAGAAACCTGATCTGAATTTTTGCTTCCGACGGTAAATCAGCCAAGCTAGACAAATGAAAACCAAGGTAGTAGCCACGATACACATCGACactgaaaatatatttttttagaaaaaagattCAGCAAAAAGCAGAGCAACTGAGCATGAAGCCACTAGATCATATGCATTTGATTATAGATTATATACTCCGTATGATGCAGCAATATACTTACCAATCAGAGCTAACTTGCGCGTGCGCTTTCCATCTGTATGAAAAATTCAGTGAAAAGTCATGCTGATTGCTGAGAATATAAGATTGTGAATCAACTCTGAACTTCTGCAGTATGCTCTTTAGAACTTTGTGAGTGTTTAATTCTTAGCTCACCGCATGTCGACGAACGCAAGATCCCGTCCGAGCAAAGGCACGCGAACGCCGCCGTGCTGGCATCGTACCGGCACCGGCCGCCGCTCGCTCTGCAGGCGTTGCAGTCACCGACAGGTTCCCACTCCAGCCGGAACCCGCCCCTTATGAGCCGTCGGTAGCTGGCAGCCGTCGCGCCATCCGCCTCCGACCCAAGCACGGGGAACACCGCGAGCTCGCAGCGGCCGTCGTTCGCCGGCGGCCTGCCTGTGCCGTAACCTCCCCCGAGGTAAGCGAACGTgcggctgctgttgctgctgcagtTGGTCACGGGGACGGCACCGAGCGGCGGCAGCGTCCCGCCGCACCTGGACATGATGTAGAGCTCCCGGTTGCTGGCGCTGATCGTGAACCTGTCCGTGATCGCGAAGGCGGAGGACACGTTGAAGATGACGGAGCAAGCGGCGTCGGCGGCCATGAGGACGTGCACGGCCACGAGGGAGCGGCTGACGTAGTCGATGTCGAGGACCCTCATGTACGAGGTGGTGCCCAGGAACGCGGCGCCGGACGCGGAAGTGAGCTGGAACGCCGGCGGGCCGCAGGAGGACTTGCCCCGGCCGCCCAGGGTGAACGGGTAGGTGATAGTCAGGTTGCCGCATGTCGCCGTCGGGCAATCGGAGTCTCTGGTGGTGGTGGCATCGATGGCGGTTGCCAGCTGCTGCAAGGAGGTTACTAGGATTGCCAACATGAGCAACCTGAGAGGGATGCATAGCTGTGGCTTGGAAGTTCTTGTGGAGCTGAAGCTTTCCATCAAAATCTGAGAATGAGACGACAAGAGTTCAACGCAGCATGGTTGGAGCTTGGAAGCTAAGGTTGGCAAATTTGATGGCTGCGTTCAAACAAAAAATGATGCAGTTGGCAAATTTGATGACTGCGTCCAAAAAAATGGATGACTGCTCACCGCACGCATACACATATAGCAGGGTTGGACTAGtaaatgacaaaaaaaaaaaaaaagtcgtcTTACGCGGTAGGAGACCGAAGAATTGGTCAGGACCGGAGCATTGTAAAATTTGTGTAGTTTGAGTCTAGTCATCATATTCTCTACCAGCTTAATACACTAATTGTGATGGCCCCTCTCCACCCTACCACACGTCACCATGGCGCTCATCTCCTTGATCTCCTCTCCCATGGAGCTTCCTGGGCTTGATCTCAGGCCTGGGAAATCGGTTGAGGCTGAGATTGGTCGTCGTTTCAACCTGCCGATCAGTTTTGATCATGCTCTGTTAGCCTGTTAGGCGGCGGCCGGCCGGACTTGGGGAAGAAGTACAGGAAACTACGATGTATATTAGGAAAAGCGCGTTGGCGATAGTCAGAATACAAAATAGAGTAGTTCACTCGATAGCTGCCCACGACTCCTTCCTTGCCTTCTCTTATCTCACTCCGACTTGGGCCTCTCATTACATGACACGCAGGCCCATTCTGGCCCGGACAACTTCACGTTGCGTGCTCTCTTCCTCTTGGGCCTGACGGCTGCTTCTGGAAGCCCAGGATGGGGCCTGCTGACATCCCCCTCCTTGGGTTCCGGCATGTCCCCATGCCGGCGCGGCGGGGAACCGCTGCTTGATGGCCTCGGCATCTTCCCAGGTGGCGAGCTCCTCGTCGAGGTCGGACCATTTGATCAACAGTTGCTGGATGGTCCGGGAGGCGCGGTGGTGAAGACGAGACTGAAGCACGCGCTCCGGAATCTGCAGCATGTTTGTCGGGGTCGAGCAAGATGGCGATGCCGATTGAAGCAGACGGTGGCGCCGGCTTGAGCAGCGACACGTGAAAGACCGGGTGGATCGCCGATGATGGAGGAAGCTGGAGCTTGTACGCCACCGTACGTGCCAACCTTGGACAGGATCTTGAATGGCCCGAAATACTAGAAGCAGAGCTTGTGGGGTGACCGCGGCCTCCAGAGAGGACTGAACATACGGTTGCAGCCGGAGGAAGACGTAGTCGCCGACTTCGAACGAGCGCTCTTTAGGCCCTTTGTATCCGGTTACCGGGCCTTCTTTAGGCCCTTCCTCTTAATAAAATACGGGTAAAAGACCCGCTCGTGAAAAAAAAAACGAGCGCTCTAAACGGCGCTTATCCGCCTGGGACATGCGCTGCTGCGCCTGGTGGAGATGTTGGCGCACAACAGTCATCATTGTCAAAAGCTCAGCAACGGGGTGAGTGACCATAGAGTACCTCGAACGGAGATTTCCCAAGCGCCGAGTGATCACTGGTATTGTACCAGTATTCGGCAAGAGGTAGCCAGCGAAGCCATTGCCTCGGACAAGAGTGAACAAAGCAATGGAGATATGTCTCTAGGCATTGGTTGACTGCGTTCGGTCTGACCGTCCGATTGGGGATGATAAGCAGAGCTCATTGCCAAAGTAACTTGTGCTAGGCGGAAGAGCTCAAGCCAAAAGGAGCTGGTGAATACCGGGTCTCTGTCTGATATGATGTGAGTTGGGAGACCATGAAGTCTGAAGACATTGTCTAAGAAGGCCTGTGCAACTTTAGGGGCAGTATATGGATGATGTAGGGGAACAAAATGGGCAAACTTACTGAGTTTATCCACCACCACCATAATACAGTTAGCATGCCCCGACGTGGGTAATCCATCAATGAAGTCCATGGAAATTACCTGCCAAGCTGCTGAAGGAACAGGCAATGGTGACAGAAGGCCCGGGTACTTCGCCCTGTCTGGCTTTGCCTGCAGGCAGACAGCACAAGTAGTAACAAAGGATTTTACTGTTGACTTCATACCACGCCAATAGAAGAGCTTCTTAACCCGGCTGTAGGTAACAGGAAAGCCTGAATGGCCCCCCAGCGCGCTGTCATGGAGGGCAGAGGTAATGCGCTCTTGCAAAATTAGGTTGTCACCTATCCAAATGCGACCCGAATGGCGAATGATACCACTCTGAAACGAGAACGGAGGACGAGCTTGAGGGTTCACAGACAGCTCCTGTAACAACTGCTTGGACTCCGAGTCATCAGAATAACCAGCCACCACTTCAGACAACCAATTTGGAGTGGATACCGAAATAGCTTGAAGCTGAGCAGGTGGTTCAGGGTGACGGGATAGGGCATCAGCAGCAGAATTAGAGCCAGGTTTGTATATCACCTTGTACTGCAAACCGGCCAGTTTAGTATGCATTTTAAGCTGCCAGGGTGTATGTAAGCGTTGCTCAGTAATGTGCATCAAGCTCCGCTGATCCGTATAAATGACGAATTCAGCATGTTGAAGGTACGAATGCCACTGCCCCACGGCGACCAGGATAGCCAGGAACTCTTTGTCGTATGTAGATAGAGCTCGAGTGCGTGGCCCCAAGAACTTACTGACGAAAGCTAGTGGGTGGCCTTCTTGAAGCAGAACAGCACCGACCCCCGAATCACTGGCGTCAGTTTGGATGTGGAACGGCTTAGTGAAATCCTGAAGGGCGAGCACAGGTGCAGAGACCAGAGCGGACTTGAGTGCGTCGAAAGCCGCTGTATGTGCCTGAGTCCAAACGAAGAAGACACCTTTCTTGAGCAGGTCGGTGAGTGGTCTGGCCAAAACAGCATAATTCT includes:
- the LOC136461831 gene encoding LEAF RUST 10 DISEASE-RESISTANCEUS RECEPTOR-LIKE PROTEIN KINASE-like 2.5, which produces MESFSSTRTSKPQLCIPLRLLMLAILVTSLQQLATAIDATTTRDSDCPTATCGNLTITYPFTLGGRGKSSCGPPAFQLTSASGAAFLGTTSYMRVLDIDYVSRSLVAVHVLMAADAACSVIFNVSSAFAITDRFTISASNRELYIMSRCGGTLPPLGAVPVTNCSSNSSRTFAYLGGGYGTGRPPANDGRCELAVFPVLGSEADGATAASYRRLIRGGFRLEWEPVGDCNACRASGGRCRYDASTAAFACLCSDGILRSSTCDGKRTRKLALIVSMCIVATTLVFICLAWLIYRRKQKFRSGFWRAFSTDQSNEEVLKRCGSLAPQRYKYSELKKITKSFKEKLGEGGYGVVFKGSLRDGRVVAVKLLKGSKGNGEDFVNEVMSISQTSHINIVNLLGYCLEGSKRALVYEYMPNGSLEKHIYSEQLVIGWEMLLKIAIGIARGLEYLHQGCNTRIIHFDIKPHNILLDNEFCPKISDFGLAKLCRLNDGSILSTAEARGTIGFIAPEVFSRAFGAVSTKSDVYSYGMMLLEMVRGKTNMKGSADNSSETFFPHLLYDHLAGDMQRCQVADQTEEIARKLTSVGLFCIQMAPDDRPSMSRVIEMLEKSANEFEMPPRPFLYSPLQSANASSITTVTVSMSSS